A window of the Pedobacter frigiditerrae genome harbors these coding sequences:
- a CDS encoding ROK family protein yields the protein MINDSIAIGADIGGTHITAALVDLKEKRILPGSFIREKIDSHGSQEQIMEAWSETILKVRQGRNVNKVSLAMPGPFDYDKGICLIKNQNKYENLYGLNIKELLAAKLKNEPEDISMVNDAASFLQGEVFGGSASGFKNVIGLTLGTGLGTCTYHNGKANNANLWQHPFKAGIAEDYLSTRWFTKRYHELTGININGVKELTELVGKDPRVKRIFNEFGDNLGDFLTEFASLAHPEVVILGGNIAKSFRLFKRTLLNNIQDKFPEIKIKIAVLGEEAALMGAASYWKDNIHLNKNL from the coding sequence ATGATAAATGATTCGATAGCGATTGGTGCAGACATAGGCGGAACACACATTACAGCAGCCTTGGTCGATTTAAAGGAGAAAAGAATATTACCAGGCTCGTTTATTCGTGAAAAGATTGATTCTCATGGTTCACAAGAACAAATCATGGAGGCTTGGAGCGAAACAATCTTAAAAGTAAGGCAAGGCCGCAATGTAAATAAAGTTAGCCTTGCCATGCCTGGACCTTTCGATTATGATAAAGGGATTTGTTTGATAAAGAATCAAAATAAATACGAAAATCTCTATGGCCTTAACATCAAAGAATTGTTGGCGGCAAAACTTAAAAATGAACCGGAAGACATTTCAATGGTGAACGATGCAGCATCTTTTTTACAAGGGGAGGTTTTTGGAGGTTCGGCTAGTGGTTTCAAAAACGTGATCGGTTTAACATTGGGTACAGGTTTGGGTACTTGCACTTATCATAATGGTAAGGCCAATAACGCAAACCTTTGGCAGCATCCTTTTAAAGCCGGCATCGCCGAGGATTATTTATCAACCAGGTGGTTTACCAAAAGATACCATGAGCTTACGGGTATTAATATCAATGGCGTTAAAGAACTAACAGAACTGGTGGGTAAAGACCCAAGGGTGAAAAGGATTTTTAATGAATTTGGGGATAACCTAGGTGATTTCTTAACAGAGTTTGCATCCCTTGCACATCCAGAAGTTGTGATATTGGGGGGCAATATTGCAAAAAGCTTTAGGCTTTTTAAAAGAACATTGTTGAATAACATTCAAGATAAATTTCCAGAAATAAAAATAAAAATAGCGGTTTTAGGCGAGGAAGCAGCCTTAATGGGTGCTGCCAGTTATTGGAAAGATAACATACACCTAAACAAAAATCTATGA
- a CDS encoding GH92 family glycosyl hydrolase — MIQLKSINLRFQPFILLFFLLAITISSNVFAQNKTIWEIGKADNQTAGLALAPTDYKKFLEHDFGWEDRYYLVGYSNPAKDFPYVLPGPKDGWGGTAPTAGIRSHLLNILFDLKNASTNKPFKLVIDLIGYNGEKSPLFKININGKGTVQQLPKGDKSNVVAGDMAAAKEYVIEIPIKAGALHNGGNEIQLTSLDGSWLVFDQVRLEGSAETIVKSPKAVYARSIEAANYEIIENGKRLQPLLVDVEHLSGKPNLTVKLDGKQVFQEKIETGRYQFEVPMSAVAIPKKSKYEVLANGIVIESGTISRSPKPIGSFASYVDTRIGTAHSRWMIGPGPWMPFSMVKLSPDNQNAGWQAGYDPTFESIGAFSHIHEWTMGGLGMLPVNGPLKIKVGDQRSAPGEGYRSRIDKSTEQAPLGSYRVDLIDYGIKAEVTATSRASFMKYTYPKATDSRIMIDLQTPAENKYNLAEVTLKKVSDYRIEGYSKQFAPQVWIAQAGSSEQEYIVHFVIEFDQPIKKFGTWIDDQIGTENLITIKDPKDAGAFVEFDTRQNQVVQMRTGISYVSVEGAAKNLTTEISNPFGWSFEKVKNNQLAVWNELLSRVKTTSNDRREKVRFYTNMYRAICSRNTFSDVDGKWVDATEKIQQFKNPNDIALGCDAFWNTFWNLNQFWNLVTPEWSSRWVKSQLAMYDANGWLAKGPAGMEYIPVMVAEHEVPLIVSAYQMGIRDYDVNKAFAAADKTLSTPQTKVGGALAGNQDFEAYMKYHYVPYDKGRFSNSLEYAYDDWTLAQLAKSIGKTAKYNEYTERANWWKNAIDTVTGYARMRKSDGSWLPDFDPFQSGRNEHYVEGNAWQLTFFVPQDVNGLAKMIGPDRFKERLSWGFKESVKWRFNAPNDQYWDYPVTQGNQQSMHFAFLFNWVKQPWLTQEWSRSIVDRYYGYGVANAYLGDEDQGQMSSWYIMAALGLFQIDGGTRANPIYEIGSPIFKNVTINLGEKYGRGKNFQIEAVNASRVNKYVQSATLNGKPLNNFWFRSSELLKGGKLILQMGPKPNTAWGIASLPAD; from the coding sequence ATGATACAACTTAAATCAATTAACCTACGTTTTCAGCCATTTATATTGCTTTTTTTCTTGTTGGCAATAACCATTAGTTCAAATGTTTTTGCGCAGAATAAAACGATATGGGAAATTGGAAAAGCCGATAACCAAACTGCGGGGTTAGCTTTGGCACCAACAGATTACAAGAAGTTTTTAGAACATGACTTTGGCTGGGAAGATCGATATTATTTAGTTGGCTATTCAAACCCGGCAAAGGATTTTCCTTATGTATTGCCTGGCCCGAAAGATGGTTGGGGCGGTACTGCTCCTACAGCTGGTATCAGGTCTCATTTATTAAACATCTTGTTTGATTTAAAAAATGCGTCTACAAACAAACCATTCAAACTGGTAATTGATTTAATTGGATACAATGGAGAAAAATCACCTTTATTTAAAATAAACATCAACGGTAAAGGCACTGTTCAGCAATTGCCAAAAGGCGATAAAAGTAATGTAGTAGCGGGAGATATGGCTGCTGCAAAAGAATATGTGATAGAAATTCCTATTAAAGCTGGTGCTTTACATAATGGTGGAAATGAAATTCAACTCACCTCTCTTGATGGCTCTTGGCTGGTTTTCGATCAAGTAAGGTTAGAAGGCTCGGCAGAAACTATTGTTAAGTCGCCCAAAGCGGTGTATGCAAGATCCATCGAAGCAGCAAACTATGAAATTATAGAGAACGGAAAACGCTTACAGCCTTTATTAGTAGATGTAGAACATTTGAGTGGAAAACCTAACTTAACTGTTAAATTAGATGGAAAACAAGTTTTTCAAGAAAAGATAGAAACAGGACGCTATCAATTTGAAGTGCCGATGTCAGCAGTTGCTATACCTAAAAAAAGCAAATACGAAGTTTTAGCAAATGGCATTGTTATAGAAAGCGGAACAATTTCACGCTCTCCAAAGCCGATAGGTTCATTTGCGAGTTATGTAGATACTAGAATTGGAACAGCTCATTCTCGTTGGATGATTGGCCCAGGACCATGGATGCCTTTTAGCATGGTTAAATTAAGTCCTGATAACCAAAATGCAGGTTGGCAAGCAGGTTACGATCCAACGTTTGAAAGTATTGGGGCTTTTAGTCACATACATGAGTGGACAATGGGTGGTTTAGGAATGCTTCCTGTTAATGGACCATTAAAAATTAAAGTTGGCGACCAAAGAAGCGCACCTGGAGAAGGCTACCGATCGCGTATTGATAAATCTACTGAACAGGCTCCTTTAGGTTCTTACAGGGTAGATTTGATAGATTATGGCATCAAAGCCGAAGTTACAGCAACATCTAGGGCAAGTTTCATGAAGTATACTTATCCTAAGGCAACAGATTCTAGGATCATGATCGACCTGCAAACTCCTGCTGAAAATAAATACAACTTAGCTGAAGTAACCTTAAAAAAAGTAAGTGATTATCGTATTGAAGGATACAGCAAGCAATTTGCACCTCAAGTATGGATTGCTCAAGCAGGTTCTAGCGAGCAAGAGTATATCGTTCACTTTGTGATAGAATTTGATCAGCCCATTAAAAAATTTGGGACTTGGATTGATGACCAGATTGGAACGGAAAACCTAATCACGATTAAGGACCCAAAAGACGCTGGTGCTTTTGTAGAATTTGATACAAGACAAAACCAAGTGGTACAAATGAGAACAGGGATTTCGTATGTAAGTGTGGAAGGAGCTGCCAAAAATTTAACAACAGAAATTAGCAATCCATTTGGCTGGAGTTTCGAGAAAGTTAAAAATAACCAGCTTGCTGTTTGGAATGAACTGTTAAGTAGGGTAAAAACAACCAGCAATGATAGAAGAGAAAAAGTAAGGTTTTATACCAATATGTATAGGGCTATCTGTAGCAGAAATACTTTTAGTGATGTAGATGGGAAATGGGTAGACGCAACAGAGAAAATCCAACAGTTTAAGAACCCTAATGATATTGCTTTAGGTTGTGATGCCTTTTGGAATACATTCTGGAATTTAAATCAGTTTTGGAATTTGGTTACCCCAGAGTGGTCATCGAGATGGGTAAAATCTCAATTAGCGATGTATGATGCAAATGGCTGGTTGGCTAAAGGCCCCGCTGGTATGGAATATATCCCAGTTATGGTGGCAGAACATGAAGTGCCGCTAATTGTGAGCGCTTATCAAATGGGGATTAGAGATTATGATGTAAATAAAGCTTTCGCAGCTGCGGATAAAACATTATCAACCCCACAAACTAAAGTTGGAGGAGCACTTGCCGGAAATCAGGATTTCGAAGCCTATATGAAATATCACTATGTGCCGTACGATAAGGGAAGATTTTCTAACTCCTTAGAATATGCTTATGATGATTGGACACTAGCCCAACTGGCCAAGTCTATTGGCAAAACAGCTAAATACAATGAATATACTGAAAGAGCCAACTGGTGGAAAAATGCAATTGACACGGTAACTGGTTATGCAAGGATGAGAAAATCTGATGGTTCTTGGCTTCCAGATTTTGACCCTTTCCAATCGGGAAGAAACGAACATTATGTAGAAGGAAATGCTTGGCAGCTTACTTTTTTTGTGCCACAGGATGTGAACGGTTTAGCCAAAATGATTGGGCCAGATCGTTTTAAGGAGCGATTAAGTTGGGGTTTCAAGGAAAGCGTAAAATGGCGTTTCAATGCGCCAAATGATCAATATTGGGATTATCCGGTTACACAAGGAAACCAGCAATCTATGCACTTTGCCTTTCTATTTAATTGGGTAAAACAACCTTGGTTAACACAAGAATGGAGTAGATCTATTGTAGATAGGTATTATGGTTATGGTGTTGCCAATGCGTATTTGGGAGATGAAGATCAAGGACAAATGAGTTCTTGGTATATCATGGCAGCTTTAGGTCTATTTCAAATTGATGGAGGAACTAGAGCAAACCCTATTTATGAAATTGGTAGTCCGATTTTTAAAAATGTAACCATTAATTTGGGCGAAAAATATGGTAGAGGAAAAAATTTTCAGATCGAGGCGGTTAATGCATCAAGAGTAAACAAGTACGTTCAAAGTGCCACATTAAATGGCAAACCATTAAATAATTTTTGGTTCAGATCTAGTGAATTATTGAAGGGAGGAAAACTTATCCTGCAAATGGGGCCAAAACCAAATACAGCTTGGGGGATTGCTTCTTTGCCGGCCGATTAA
- a CDS encoding GH92 family glycosyl hydrolase encodes MRKTNYILFILLFIVGLTEANAQSDKDLLQYVDPKIGTAHSRWFYFTPGAVPFGMAKPAPSTNGSYGNMHGWDAVGYDERHNSIEGFANFHEFQVGGVVFAPITGKLQTLAGKLETPENGYRSTFDRKDEIASPGYYSVLLKDYQIKAELTSTQRVAFHRYTFPASQESHILFDIGHKQGEGGEVKDAKVYVTADGKIEGYVTTLPVYVQKYQPGAEVTMYFSAVLDKKPSAYGVFKGEEIFKGKAEIAGKGAGLYLTFATKEQESITIKAGLSYTSIENARLNLDAEAKKLSFDKAKATAEKNWASYLGRIKVQGKERKDMVKFYTGLYHALLGRGLASDVNGAYPKNDGGVGQIPLDQNNKPVHNHYNTDAIWGGFWNLTQLWAIAYPEYYSDWIKSQLLVYKDSGWLADGIANSRYVSGVGTNFVSLAISSAYMAGIKDFDVNLAYEASLKNELVGKDRPHGAGKLDVDQFVKYGYVPHLDKGKGGGERWQYSASHTLEYAFSAYAVGQWAKVLGKENDYQQLMGLSKAWERLYDPKLNLIHPKWENGNFIENFKPSEAWRGFQEGNAWQYTFYVPHDPEALVAKMGKANFNNRLDSIFSTSQKNNFGGGTKLDAFSGLEGLYNHGNQPNLHISWLFNFSGKPSLTQKWVRTICNEFYGTDGIHGYGYGQDEDQGQLGAWYVISSMGLFDVKGFTAPDTKVGLGSPLFDYIKIKGNKQYFSGKDFTIEVKNNSTGNIYVQSFNLNGKQLATPFISLKDLQNGGKLTLQMGANPKDQY; translated from the coding sequence ATGAGAAAGACGAATTATATCTTATTTATATTATTGTTTATAGTTGGGTTAACCGAGGCGAATGCGCAATCCGATAAAGATTTACTGCAATACGTAGATCCAAAAATTGGAACTGCGCATAGCCGATGGTTTTACTTTACCCCAGGAGCCGTACCTTTTGGAATGGCAAAACCAGCACCATCTACCAACGGTTCTTATGGCAATATGCATGGTTGGGATGCGGTTGGTTATGACGAAAGACATAATTCCATCGAGGGTTTTGCGAACTTCCACGAATTTCAAGTTGGTGGCGTTGTGTTTGCACCCATAACTGGAAAACTACAAACACTTGCAGGAAAATTGGAAACACCAGAAAATGGTTATCGTTCTACGTTTGATCGAAAAGATGAAATTGCTAGTCCGGGTTATTATTCCGTTTTATTGAAGGATTATCAAATTAAAGCAGAGTTAACGTCAACTCAACGAGTAGCATTTCATCGTTATACTTTTCCTGCTTCGCAAGAATCTCATATCTTATTTGACATTGGTCATAAACAAGGAGAAGGTGGCGAAGTTAAGGATGCCAAAGTTTATGTAACAGCCGATGGCAAGATTGAAGGCTATGTAACCACACTTCCTGTTTACGTTCAGAAATATCAACCTGGTGCAGAAGTAACGATGTATTTTTCAGCTGTGCTGGATAAAAAACCATCAGCCTATGGTGTATTTAAAGGAGAAGAAATTTTTAAGGGAAAAGCTGAAATAGCAGGAAAGGGTGCAGGTCTTTACTTAACGTTTGCTACCAAAGAACAAGAAAGCATCACCATAAAAGCAGGCTTGTCTTATACCTCAATTGAAAATGCAAGACTAAACCTTGATGCTGAAGCAAAGAAACTTTCTTTTGATAAGGCAAAAGCTACTGCAGAAAAGAATTGGGCGAGTTATTTGGGTAGAATTAAAGTACAGGGCAAGGAAAGGAAAGATATGGTTAAGTTCTATACGGGATTATATCATGCGCTACTGGGAAGAGGTTTAGCCAGTGATGTGAATGGTGCCTATCCAAAAAATGACGGTGGGGTAGGACAAATTCCTTTAGATCAAAATAACAAACCAGTCCATAATCATTACAATACCGATGCCATTTGGGGAGGCTTTTGGAACTTAACCCAACTATGGGCAATTGCTTATCCAGAATATTATTCAGATTGGATCAAAAGCCAGCTTTTGGTTTATAAGGATTCGGGTTGGTTGGCCGATGGTATTGCTAACAGTAGATATGTTTCTGGTGTAGGGACCAATTTTGTGAGTTTAGCCATCTCTAGCGCTTACATGGCAGGCATTAAAGATTTCGATGTGAATTTGGCTTATGAAGCATCCTTAAAAAATGAGTTGGTAGGTAAAGACAGACCGCACGGTGCTGGAAAATTAGATGTAGATCAATTTGTAAAATATGGTTATGTGCCTCACTTAGATAAAGGAAAAGGTGGTGGAGAAAGATGGCAATATTCTGCATCACATACGTTAGAGTACGCTTTCAGTGCCTATGCCGTTGGCCAGTGGGCGAAGGTTTTAGGTAAGGAAAATGACTATCAACAATTAATGGGTTTGTCTAAAGCTTGGGAGCGCCTTTATGATCCAAAATTGAATTTAATTCACCCTAAATGGGAGAATGGCAACTTCATAGAAAACTTTAAACCAAGTGAAGCTTGGCGAGGGTTTCAGGAAGGAAATGCATGGCAATATACTTTCTACGTTCCGCATGATCCTGAAGCTTTGGTTGCTAAAATGGGGAAGGCTAATTTTAACAATCGCTTAGATAGTATTTTCTCCACCTCTCAAAAAAATAACTTTGGCGGTGGAACTAAGCTCGATGCTTTTTCTGGATTGGAAGGATTGTACAATCATGGCAATCAACCAAATCTACACATCTCATGGCTTTTTAACTTTTCTGGCAAACCTTCGCTAACTCAAAAATGGGTGAGAACAATTTGCAATGAGTTTTACGGAACAGATGGTATTCATGGTTATGGTTACGGACAAGATGAAGATCAAGGGCAATTGGGTGCTTGGTACGTCATCTCAAGTATGGGTTTGTTTGATGTAAAAGGCTTTACTGCTCCAGATACTAAAGTTGGCTTGGGAAGTCCGCTATTTGATTACATAAAAATCAAAGGAAATAAGCAATATTTTAGTGGAAAGGATTTTACCATCGAAGTAAAAAATAACAGTACTGGGAATATTTATGTACAATCGTTTAATTTAAATGGGAAACAATTAGCTACTCCATTTATTTCGCTAAAGGATTTACAAAATGGAGGGAAATTAACTTTACAAATGGGCGCTAATCCAAAAGATCAATATTAA
- a CDS encoding sugar porter family MFS transporter, which translates to MNNEQKRISLLTITLVASLGGFLFGFDMAVISGVLPLVQKQFTLSAAQEGWFVSSALVGCIIGVAFSGELSDRLGRKKPLILTAILFVISALGCAIMPNLSGVITSRLIGGIGIGIASNVVPLYISEIAPSAIRGRLVTYYQFALTFGILVAYLSNAALLSGVSVQELTTSGLTNIFNAEVWRGMLGLGVIPALLFFFGLLMIPESPRWLIQKGRTAEGVSIISRITNQPKAEIEAGLSTQNNKNEKGSYRDLFAPGVRKALVIGILLPLFSQFSGINAIIYYGPTILGNAGISLSNSLISQIIFGLANMLFTLVAIWKVDSWGRRPLYLFGTAGATITLILTGICFYYEATTSIWLLICVLGFLACFAFSIGPLKFVVASEIFPSAIRGRALAISIMVMWVADTIVGQITPILLKEIGSAGTFWFFAFFCLVAFVAVYKLLPETKGKSLEQIENDWKEKGEDQVFVH; encoded by the coding sequence ATGAATAACGAACAAAAAAGAATTAGCCTATTAACCATCACATTGGTTGCCTCATTGGGAGGTTTTCTCTTTGGATTTGATATGGCTGTTATTTCAGGTGTATTACCATTAGTTCAAAAGCAGTTTACGCTTTCGGCAGCTCAAGAAGGTTGGTTTGTTTCATCGGCATTGGTGGGCTGTATCATTGGGGTAGCATTTTCAGGTGAGTTAAGTGATAGATTAGGCCGCAAAAAGCCACTCATTTTAACAGCTATTTTATTTGTAATTTCTGCTTTAGGTTGTGCAATAATGCCAAATTTATCTGGTGTAATTACTTCGAGGTTAATTGGCGGTATTGGTATTGGAATTGCATCTAATGTTGTCCCTTTATACATCTCAGAAATCGCTCCATCGGCCATTAGAGGGAGATTGGTTACCTATTATCAGTTTGCATTAACCTTTGGTATTCTAGTTGCGTATTTAAGCAATGCTGCATTGTTAAGTGGAGTTTCTGTGCAAGAGCTTACCACTTCTGGCTTAACCAATATTTTTAATGCCGAGGTTTGGCGTGGAATGTTGGGCTTAGGGGTAATTCCAGCGCTGCTATTTTTCTTCGGCTTGTTGATGATTCCTGAAAGTCCACGTTGGTTAATTCAAAAAGGACGCACGGCAGAAGGAGTTTCTATTATCAGTAGAATAACAAATCAACCTAAAGCTGAAATAGAAGCAGGTTTATCAACACAAAACAATAAAAACGAGAAGGGATCTTATAGGGATTTATTTGCGCCAGGTGTTAGAAAGGCTTTAGTAATAGGCATCCTTTTGCCTTTGTTTTCTCAGTTCAGTGGCATCAATGCCATCATTTATTACGGCCCTACCATTTTAGGCAATGCAGGGATTTCTTTGAGTAACTCTTTAATTAGTCAGATTATTTTCGGCCTTGCCAATATGTTATTTACACTGGTTGCCATTTGGAAAGTTGACAGTTGGGGAAGAAGGCCGTTGTATTTGTTTGGAACGGCTGGTGCTACAATAACCTTAATTTTAACAGGTATTTGTTTCTATTATGAAGCGACTACGAGCATTTGGTTATTGATCTGTGTACTTGGCTTTTTAGCTTGTTTTGCCTTTTCTATAGGTCCACTAAAATTTGTAGTGGCATCAGAAATATTCCCAAGCGCCATTAGGGGAAGAGCATTAGCGATTAGCATTATGGTGATGTGGGTAGCGGACACAATCGTTGGACAGATTACTCCTATTTTGTTGAAAGAAATTGGTAGCGCAGGCACGTTTTGGTTTTTTGCGTTCTTCTGTTTAGTGGCCTTTGTAGCAGTATACAAATTGCTGCCAGAAACAAAAGGTAAATCTTTAGAACAAATAGAAAATGACTGGAAGGAAAAAGGAGAAGATCAAGTTTTTGTTCATTAA
- a CDS encoding phosphocholine-specific phospholipase C: MDSRRDFLKKAALLSGGAMMANILPPAIQRAMAINPALGSTYLDAEHIVILMQENRSFDHCFGTLQGVRGFNDPRAIRLPNQNPVWLQTDAVGNTYSPFRLDIKDTKITWMGSLPHSRASQVDANNFGKYDKWLLAKKSGNKKYADLPLTLGYYTREDIPFNYAMADAFTVCDQNFCSAMTSTTPNRSFFWTGKITHDTDGIPKAHIRNTDFAHATLGWETFPELLSQNDIAWKFYQNEISCGGGFVGEERSWLANYGCNLLEFFKAYNVKFSERYIKGLQNQAETLPAEIDKIQEASPADEQAAVKAREALKTKQEVLDNARKELTKWNKEGYEKLTAKQKELYHNAFTVNVGDANYRKLAELTYMDNGVERKATVPAGDLFHQFREDVNKGKLPTVSWLAGPQNFSDHPSAPWYGAWYVSEILDILTKNPAVWKKTIFIVTYDENDGYYDHIPPFSIPDQKLPETGKVSAGIETEIEHVRLANEIKQGIPKTQAREAPIGLGFRVPMMIASPWSRGGKVCSEVFDHTSTLQFLETFVNQKYKKQVRSSNISEWRRTICGDLTSAFTPYNGAPLEKIPFLDRDKNVETIFNAKFKQEPAAMKKLSAQEIEAIKVKPSLISLQEEGVRSSCALPYELYADVGLTNDKKSVTIKFKVGNEIFGKNAAGSPFTVSVPVKFGPQNELARNWSFAVKAGDSLTYNWPLDSFENDNYHLRLNGPNGFFREFMGSKNNPLVKVECTFEKAKGNAAKLTGNVIVNLVNNDTKSHAFNISDNAYKATGIKKEVAAKSTVQVTINLQKSFSWYDFSVKLSNHEQFEERFAGRVETGIETKTDPFMGRIV; encoded by the coding sequence ATGGATTCAAGAAGAGATTTTCTAAAAAAGGCAGCATTATTATCTGGCGGTGCCATGATGGCTAACATTTTACCTCCTGCAATTCAAAGGGCAATGGCCATTAATCCGGCTTTAGGCAGTACTTATTTGGATGCTGAGCATATCGTAATCTTGATGCAAGAAAATCGTTCTTTTGATCATTGTTTTGGAACTTTGCAGGGCGTAAGAGGGTTTAACGATCCAAGAGCAATCAGGCTACCCAATCAAAATCCGGTATGGCTACAAACCGATGCTGTAGGAAATACTTATTCGCCTTTTAGATTAGATATTAAAGACACCAAGATAACTTGGATGGGTTCGTTGCCACATTCAAGGGCAAGTCAGGTTGATGCAAACAACTTTGGTAAGTACGATAAATGGTTACTTGCCAAAAAATCTGGCAATAAAAAATATGCCGATCTACCTTTAACATTAGGTTATTACACAAGGGAAGACATTCCATTTAATTACGCAATGGCGGATGCCTTTACAGTTTGTGATCAGAACTTTTGCTCTGCGATGACCAGTACAACGCCAAATCGTTCATTCTTTTGGACGGGTAAAATTACCCATGATACAGATGGAATTCCAAAAGCCCATATTAGAAATACAGATTTTGCCCATGCTACATTAGGTTGGGAAACATTTCCAGAGTTGTTATCACAAAATGATATTGCTTGGAAATTTTATCAAAATGAAATTAGTTGTGGGGGTGGCTTTGTTGGTGAGGAGAGATCTTGGTTGGCAAACTATGGCTGTAATTTGTTAGAGTTTTTTAAAGCTTATAACGTGAAGTTCTCTGAACGATACATTAAAGGTTTACAAAACCAAGCAGAGACTTTACCAGCAGAAATAGATAAAATTCAAGAGGCAAGTCCGGCAGATGAACAAGCTGCGGTAAAAGCAAGGGAAGCATTAAAAACAAAACAAGAAGTTTTAGATAATGCCCGAAAAGAATTAACCAAATGGAACAAGGAAGGCTATGAAAAATTAACGGCAAAACAGAAGGAACTTTATCATAACGCATTTACGGTTAATGTTGGAGATGCTAATTATAGAAAACTTGCTGAATTAACTTATATGGATAATGGCGTAGAACGTAAGGCTACTGTTCCGGCTGGAGATCTATTTCACCAGTTTAGAGAAGATGTAAACAAAGGAAAACTGCCGACAGTTTCTTGGTTAGCGGGTCCGCAAAACTTTTCAGATCATCCTAGTGCACCTTGGTATGGGGCTTGGTACGTTTCTGAGATATTGGATATCCTAACCAAAAATCCAGCAGTCTGGAAAAAGACTATTTTTATTGTAACCTACGATGAAAATGATGGTTATTACGACCATATTCCACCTTTCTCTATCCCCGATCAAAAACTACCTGAAACAGGGAAAGTATCTGCAGGAATTGAAACGGAAATTGAACACGTTCGATTAGCAAATGAAATCAAGCAAGGCATTCCAAAAACACAAGCAAGGGAAGCACCTATTGGTTTAGGGTTTAGGGTGCCAATGATGATTGCTTCTCCATGGAGCAGAGGCGGAAAAGTTTGCTCAGAGGTTTTTGATCATACTTCTACCTTACAATTTTTAGAAACCTTCGTTAATCAAAAATATAAGAAGCAAGTAAGGAGTAGCAATATTAGCGAATGGAGAAGAACCATTTGTGGCGATTTAACTTCTGCTTTTACACCTTATAATGGTGCACCATTGGAGAAAATCCCTTTTTTGGATAGAGATAAAAATGTAGAAACTATTTTTAACGCCAAGTTTAAACAAGAACCTGCTGCAATGAAAAAACTTTCGGCACAGGAAATAGAAGCAATAAAAGTAAAACCCTCATTAATTAGTCTTCAGGAAGAAGGAGTTCGTTCTTCTTGCGCATTACCTTATGAGTTATATGCTGATGTTGGTTTAACGAACGACAAGAAAAGTGTTACGATAAAATTTAAAGTTGGAAATGAGATTTTTGGTAAAAATGCTGCTGGATCTCCATTTACAGTTTCAGTGCCAGTTAAGTTTGGTCCACAAAATGAGCTAGCCAGAAACTGGTCTTTTGCGGTAAAAGCTGGAGACAGCCTGACTTACAACTGGCCACTAGATTCTTTTGAAAATGATAATTATCATTTGCGTTTAAATGGACCGAATGGTTTTTTCAGGGAATTTATGGGGAGCAAAAATAATCCGCTAGTAAAAGTTGAATGTACCTTTGAAAAGGCAAAAGGAAATGCAGCCAAGCTTACCGGAAATGTGATTGTTAATTTGGTTAACAATGATACCAAGTCTCACGCTTTTAATATTAGCGATAATGCCTATAAAGCCACAGGCATTAAAAAGGAAGTAGCAGCAAAAAGTACAGTTCAGGTAACTATAAATCTACAGAAATCATTTAGTTGGTATGATTTTTCGGTGAAGTTAAGTAACCATGAACAGTTTGAAGAACGTTTTGCTGGTAGAGTTGAAACTGGCATCGAGACAAAGACAGATCCTTTCATGGGAAGAATTGTATAG